A DNA window from Canis lupus dingo isolate Sandy chromosome 2, ASM325472v2, whole genome shotgun sequence contains the following coding sequences:
- the KLHDC7A gene encoding kelch domain-containing protein 7A has translation MLPGRGGAEAQDWHLDMQLAGKVVLSAAALLLLTIAYRLYKSRPAQAPPRGRNTKAEAKEEAEGSGQPAAQGAAPGAPHGALRRRRGSEGARAAQGQGWEKQGDSRVPAAGPSPEDSEAQEVREPEKDGAGEEGGGQRPDSGLAPPRCSGPEVGTAAGGKPEPPRHPHLGCGSQSSPAADSSGAGGKPAPWQDGGPPGQLGPGQQDPTPANWAAHVEGKTDMSKSWIFTHREEAGALRAAGDLGLTLHQREGATSASYTYWSVARVRVEEEVEGIGPRLKGKVYDYYVESTSRASSKGRLALRSVAGAEAPPPVPLPGPSGTGAVSGGHADDREGGAHTPTAPQPGPSPSTQGFSRKDSLLQITENPELQLRLDGFGATRPSCPDGSNWPGCPLPPASLGAGSAGSSGEPCVQLVAGTNFFHLPLAPGSAPDVHLDLGNCYQVLTLAKRQKLEALKEAAYKVMSDNYLQVLRSPDIYGCLSGTERELILRRRLRGHRHLVVADVCPPGDSGRLCCYDEERDVWRPLACLPPEAVSRGCALCSLFNYLFVVSGCQGSGPQPSNRVFCYNPLTGIWSEVCPLNQARPHCRLVALDGRLYAIGGECLNTVECYDPRQDRWTFVPPLPNDTFALAHTATACAGDIFVTGGTLRYLLLRFSAREQRWQAGPTGGGKDRTAEMVAVNGFLYRFDLNRSLGISVYRCSASARLWYECATYRTPYPDAFQCAVVGDLVYCVGRQRTLCFLADHISPRFLPKELQSFPSPRGTLLPAVLTLPGPDVPKTRV, from the coding sequence ATGCTCCCCGGAAGAGGAGGAGCGGAGGCCCAGGACTGGCATTTGGACATGCAGCTGGCAGGCAAGGTGGTGCTGTCCGCCGCTGCCCTGCTCCTGCTGACCATAGCCTACAGGCTGTACAAGTCGAGGCCTGCCCAGGCCCCGCCGCGGGGCAGGAACACCAAGGCCGAGGCCAAGGAGGAGGCCGAGGGCTCCGGGCAGCCTGCGGCCCAgggagctgctcccggggcacCGCACGGTGCGCTGAGACGCCGGAGGGGAAGCGAGGGAGCCAGAGCAGCGCAGGGCCAAGgctgggagaagcagggggacTCCCGAGTCCCGGCAGCAGGACCCTCTCCCGAAGACTCAGAGGCCCAAGAGGTTCGGGAGCCCGAGAAGGACGGCGCTGGtgaggaagggggtgggcagCGCCCGGACTCTGGGCTGGCACCTCCTCGCTGCAGTGGCCCGGAGGTCGGAACAGCTGCTGGCGGTAAGCccgagccaccccggcacccccaTTTGGGCTGCGGATCCCAAAGCTCCCCCGCAGCAGACAGCAGCGGTGCGGGTGGCAAGCCTGCCCCTTGGCAGGACGGCGGCCCCCCCGGGCAACTGGGACCCGGGCAGCAGGACCCCACCCCCGCCAACTGGGCGGCCCACGTGGAAGGCAAGACTGACATGAGCAAGAGTTGGATCTTCACCCACAGGGAAGAGGCCGGGGCCCTCCGGGCCGCCGGGGACCTGGGCCTGACCCTGCATCAGCGCGAGGGGGCCACCAGCGCCTCCTACACCTACTGGTCAGTGGCCCGGGTGcgtgtggaggaggaggtggaggggatcGGGCCCAGGCTGAAGGGCAAGGTATACGATTACTATGTGGAATCCACCTCCCGCGCCAGCTCCAAGGGCAGGCTGGCCCTCAGATCGGTTGCCGGGgctgaggccccgccccctgtGCCCCTGCCAGGCCCCTCGGGGACAGGGGCGGTGTCAGGAGGCCACGCCGATGACCGGGAAGGTGGAGCCCACACACCCACCGCCCCCCAGCCTGGGCCGTCACCCTCCACGCAAGGCTTCAGCAGGAAGGACAGCCTGCTCCAGATCACGGAGAACCCGGAGCTCCAGCTGCGGCTCGATGGCTTTGGGGCCACCAGGCCGTCCTGCCCAGATGGGAGCAACTGGCccggctgccccctgccccccgcgtCTCTCGGGGCCGGCTCGGCCGGAAGCAGCGGGGAGCCCTGCGTGCAGCTCGTGGCGGGGACAAATTTCTTCCATCTGCCGCTGGCCCCTGGCTCGGCTCCGGATGTGCACCTGGATCTGGGCAACTGCTACCAGGTACTGACCTTGGCCAAGAGGCAGAAGCTGGAGGCGCTGAAGGAGGCGGCCTACAAGGTGATGAGCGACAACTATCTCCAGGTCCTGCGCAGCCCGGACATCTACGGCTGCCTGAGCGGGACGGAGCGGGAGCTGATCCTCCGGCGGCGGCTGCGGGGCCACAGGCACCTGGTGGTGGCCGATGTGTGCCCCCCGGGGGACTCGGGCCGTCTCTGCTGCTACGATGAGGAGCGGGACGTCTGGCGCCCACTGGCCTGCCTGCCCCCCGAGGCTGTGTCCCGGGGCTGTGCCCTCTGCAGTCTCTTCAACTATCTCTTCGTGGTGTCCGGCTGCCAGGGGTCTGGGCCCCAGCCCTCCAACCGCGTCTTCTGCTACAACCCGCTGACGGGGATCTGGAGCGAGGTGTGCCCGCTGAACCAGGCCCGGCCGCACTGCCGGCTGGTGGCCCTGGACGGCCGCCTGTACGCCATCGGGGGCGAGTGTCTGAACACGGTGGAATGCTACGACCCCCGCCAGGATCGCTGGACCTTCGTCCCACCGCTCCCCAACGACACCTTCGCGCTGGCGCACACGGCCACAGCCTGCGCCGGCGACATCTTCGTCACGGGCGGGACCCTGCGCTACCTGCTGCTGCGCTTCTCGGCCCGGGAGCAGCGCTGGCAGGCCGGCCCCACGGGCGGCGGCAAGGACCGCACGGCCGAGATGGTGGCGGTCAACGGCTTTCTCTACCGTTTTGACCTCAACCGCAGCCTGGGCATCAGCGTGTACCGCTGCAGCGCCAGCGCCCGCCTCTGGTACGAGTGCGCCACGTACCGGACGCCCTACCCCGACGCCTTCCAGTGCGCGGTGGTGGGCGACCTCGTGTACTGTGTGGGGCGCCAGCGCACGCTCTGCTTCCTGGCCGACCACATCTCGCCCAGGTTCCTGCCCAAGGAGCTGCAGAGCTTCCCCTCCCCGCGGGGCACCCTCCTGCCCGCCGTCCTGACCCTGCCCGGCCCCGACGTGCCGAAGACCAGGGTCTAG